A single window of Pseudomonas benzenivorans DNA harbors:
- the rsmA gene encoding 16S rRNA (adenine(1518)-N(6)/adenine(1519)-N(6))-dimethyltransferase RsmA gives MSDTHQHHRARKRFGQNFLHDAGVIHRILRAIHPREGERLLEIGPGQGALTEGLLSSGAQLDVIELDRDLIPILNGKFAAEPRFHLHQGDALKFDFQRLEPAPHSLRVVGNLPYNISTPLIFHLLENAALIRDMHFMLQKEVVKRLAAGPGGGDWGRLSIMVQYHCRVEHLFDVGPGAFNPPPKVDSAIVRLVPHEVLPHPAKDHQLLERIVREAFNQRRKTLRNTLKALMPASAIEAAGVDGSLRPEQLDLAAFVRLADQLADHPTPADSN, from the coding sequence ATGTCCGACACCCACCAACACCACCGCGCGCGCAAGCGCTTTGGCCAGAACTTCCTGCATGACGCCGGCGTCATCCACCGCATCCTGCGCGCCATCCATCCCCGCGAAGGCGAGCGCCTGCTGGAAATCGGACCGGGCCAGGGCGCATTGACCGAGGGTCTGCTCAGCAGCGGCGCCCAGCTCGATGTGATCGAGCTCGATCGCGACCTGATTCCGATCCTCAACGGCAAATTCGCCGCAGAACCGCGCTTTCACCTGCATCAGGGCGACGCCTTGAAGTTCGACTTCCAGCGCCTCGAGCCGGCCCCTCACAGCCTGCGTGTAGTCGGCAACCTGCCGTACAACATCTCCACCCCGCTGATCTTCCACCTGCTGGAAAACGCCGCACTGATCCGCGACATGCACTTCATGCTGCAGAAGGAAGTGGTCAAGCGCCTCGCAGCCGGCCCCGGCGGCGGCGACTGGGGACGACTGTCGATCATGGTGCAGTACCATTGCCGGGTCGAGCACCTGTTTGATGTGGGTCCGGGGGCGTTCAACCCGCCACCGAAGGTCGACTCGGCCATCGTCCGCCTGGTGCCCCACGAGGTGCTACCCCATCCTGCCAAGGATCACCAACTGCTCGAGCGTATCGTGCGCGAGGCGTTCAACCAGCGCCGCAAGACCCTGCGCAACACCCTCAAAGCCCTAATGCCGGCCAGCGCCATCGAAGCCGCCGGGGTGGATGGCAGCCTGCGCCCGGAACAACTCGACCTGGCCGCCTTCGTGCGCCTGGCCGACCAGCTGGCCGATCATCCGACACCGGCCGACAGCAACTAG
- a CDS encoding YeaH/YhbH family protein, which produces MSYVIDRRLSGKNKSTVNRQRFLRRYRDHIKKAVEEAVSRRSITDMEHGEQISIPGRDIDEPVLHHGRGGRQTNVHPGNKEFIAGEHIPRPPGGGGGKGGGKASNTGEGMDEFVFQITQEEFLDFMFEDLELPNLVKRHLTGADTFKTVRAGISNVGNPSRINIVRTLRSAHARRIALSGSSRNKLRQALAELERLKLEEPDNLGDIQDMETEIARLRAHIARLPFLDTFDLKYNLLVKQPNPSSKAVMFCLMDVSGSMTQATKDIAKRFFILLYLFLKRSYDKIDVVFIRHHTSAKEVDEEEFFYSRETGGTIVSSALKLMQEIMAERYPINEWNIYGAQASDGDNWNDDSPICRDILMKQIMPFVQYFTYVEITPREHQALWFEYEQVCESFEESFAQQQLVSAGDIYPVFRELFQRRLVT; this is translated from the coding sequence ATGAGCTATGTGATAGACCGGCGCCTGAGCGGCAAGAACAAGAGCACGGTGAATCGCCAGCGCTTTCTGCGGCGTTACCGTGACCACATCAAGAAGGCGGTGGAGGAGGCGGTCAGCCGCCGCTCCATCACCGACATGGAACACGGCGAACAGATCAGCATTCCCGGCCGCGACATCGACGAGCCGGTGCTGCACCATGGCCGCGGCGGGCGGCAGACCAACGTCCACCCTGGCAACAAGGAATTCATCGCCGGCGAACACATCCCTCGCCCGCCTGGCGGTGGCGGCGGCAAGGGGGGTGGCAAGGCCAGCAACACCGGCGAGGGGATGGACGAATTCGTCTTCCAGATCACCCAGGAAGAGTTCCTCGACTTCATGTTCGAGGACCTGGAATTGCCCAATCTGGTCAAGCGTCACCTAACCGGCGCCGACACCTTCAAAACCGTCCGCGCCGGCATCAGCAATGTCGGCAATCCGTCGCGGATCAATATCGTCCGCACCTTGCGCTCGGCGCATGCGCGGCGCATCGCCCTTTCGGGCAGCAGCCGTAACAAGTTGCGCCAAGCCCTGGCCGAACTGGAACGGCTGAAGCTCGAGGAACCCGACAACCTGGGCGACATCCAGGACATGGAAACGGAGATCGCCCGCCTGCGCGCGCACATCGCCCGCCTGCCGTTCCTCGACACCTTCGACCTCAAGTACAACTTGCTGGTCAAGCAACCGAATCCCAGTTCCAAGGCGGTGATGTTCTGCCTGATGGACGTCTCCGGCTCCATGACCCAGGCGACCAAGGATATCGCCAAGCGCTTCTTCATCCTGCTCTACCTGTTTCTCAAGCGCAGCTACGACAAGATCGACGTGGTGTTCATCCGCCATCACACCAGCGCCAAGGAGGTCGACGAGGAGGAGTTCTTCTACTCCCGCGAAACCGGCGGCACCATCGTCTCCAGCGCCCTCAAGCTGATGCAGGAGATCATGGCCGAGCGCTATCCGATCAACGAGTGGAACATCTACGGGGCCCAGGCGTCGGACGGCGACAACTGGAATGACGATTCGCCGATCTGTCGCGATATCCTGATGAAGCAGATCATGCCATTCGTGCAGTACTTCACTTACGTGGAGATCACCCCGCGCGAGCACCAAGCGCTGTGGTTCGAATACGAGCAGGTCTGCGAAAGCTTCGAGGAAAGCTTTGCCCAGCAACAGCTGGTTTCGGCAGGGGATATCTACCCGGTATTCCGCGAACTGTTCCAGCGGAGGCTCGTGACATGA
- the pdxA gene encoding 4-hydroxythreonine-4-phosphate dehydrogenase PdxA, translating into MTAPQLFALTPGEPAGIGPDLCLLLAQQAQPKPLIAIASRELLAQRAGQLGVAVELIAVGPDAWPDTPSAAGSLYVWDTPLAAPVQPGQLDPANAPYVLETLTRAGRGCLDRQFAAMITAPVHKAVINQAGIPFSGHTEFLAELTHTEQVVMMLATRGLRVALVTTHLPLKDVAAAVTAERLTRVTRILDQDLRSKFGIARPRILVCGLNPHAGEGGHLGREEIEVIEPTLERLRGEGLDLVGPLPADTLFTPKHLERCDAVLAMYHDQGLPVLKYKGFGAAVNITLGLPIIRTSVDHGTALDLAGSGRIDSGSLQVALEHAYQMAASRA; encoded by the coding sequence ATGACCGCACCGCAGCTTTTCGCATTGACCCCCGGCGAGCCGGCCGGCATCGGCCCCGATCTCTGCCTGCTGCTCGCCCAACAGGCGCAGCCAAAGCCCCTGATCGCCATCGCCAGCCGTGAGCTGCTGGCCCAGCGCGCCGGTCAACTGGGCGTCGCCGTCGAGCTGATCGCCGTCGGCCCGGACGCCTGGCCAGACACGCCTAGCGCGGCCGGCAGCCTGTACGTCTGGGACACCCCGCTGGCCGCGCCGGTGCAACCTGGCCAGCTGGATCCGGCCAATGCCCCCTATGTCCTGGAAACCCTGACCCGCGCCGGCCGGGGCTGCCTCGACAGGCAGTTCGCCGCGATGATCACCGCCCCGGTGCACAAGGCCGTGATCAACCAGGCCGGCATTCCCTTCTCCGGACACACCGAGTTTCTCGCCGAACTCACCCACACCGAGCAGGTGGTGATGATGCTCGCCACCCGCGGCCTGCGCGTGGCCCTGGTGACCACCCACCTGCCACTCAAGGATGTGGCCGCCGCCGTCACTGCCGAGCGCCTGACGCGGGTCACACGCATCCTCGATCAGGACCTGCGCAGCAAGTTCGGCATCGCGCGACCGCGCATCCTGGTCTGCGGCCTCAACCCCCACGCCGGCGAAGGCGGTCACCTCGGCCGCGAGGAGATCGAGGTGATCGAGCCGACGCTCGAGCGGCTGCGCGGCGAAGGCCTGGACCTGGTAGGGCCGCTTCCGGCCGACACCCTGTTCACCCCGAAGCACCTCGAGCGGTGCGATGCGGTGCTGGCGATGTACCACGACCAAGGCCTGCCCGTACTCAAGTACAAGGGCTTCGGCGCCGCGGTGAACATTACCCTAGGTCTGCCGATCATTCGCACCTCGGTCGACCATGGCACAGCCCTGGACCTGGCCGGCAGCGGCCGGATCGACAGCGGCAGCCTGCAAGTTGCCCTGGAGCATGCCTATCAGATGGCCGCCAGCCGCGCCTAG
- a CDS encoding symmetrical bis(5'-nucleosyl)-tetraphosphatase: MATYAVGDLQGCLQPLRCLLQRVAFDPSTDRLWLVGDLVNRGPESLATLRFVYSLRDAVTCVLGNHDLHLLAAAHNIERLKKADTLREILVAPDRDELLDWLRRQKLLHYDVDRDIALVHAGIPPQWSLHKALTRAAEVEEALRDDSRLPLFLDGMYGNEPAQWSSDLHGITRLRVITNYFTRMRFCTADGILDLKSKEGVGSAPRGYAPWFSHAGRKTRGQKIVFGHWAALEGRCDEPGLFALDTGCVWGGAMTLLNIDSGERHRCDCNEETP; encoded by the coding sequence ATGGCGACCTACGCCGTCGGCGACCTGCAAGGCTGCCTGCAACCGCTGCGCTGCCTGTTGCAGCGCGTGGCCTTCGATCCCAGCACGGACCGCCTGTGGCTGGTCGGCGACCTGGTCAATCGCGGGCCCGAGTCCCTCGCCACCCTGCGCTTCGTCTACTCGCTACGCGACGCCGTGACCTGCGTGCTGGGCAACCACGACCTGCACCTGCTGGCGGCCGCCCACAATATCGAGCGCCTGAAGAAAGCCGACACGCTGCGGGAGATTCTCGTCGCACCGGATCGCGACGAGCTGCTCGACTGGCTGCGCCGGCAGAAGTTGCTGCACTACGACGTCGACCGCGACATCGCCTTGGTGCATGCCGGCATCCCGCCGCAGTGGTCACTGCACAAGGCGCTGACGCGGGCCGCCGAGGTCGAGGAGGCGCTGCGCGACGACAGTCGCTTGCCGCTGTTCCTCGACGGCATGTACGGTAACGAACCGGCCCAGTGGAGCAGCGACCTGCACGGCATTACCCGCCTGCGGGTGATCACCAACTACTTCACCCGCATGCGCTTCTGCACCGCCGACGGCATCCTGGACCTGAAGAGCAAGGAAGGCGTCGGCAGCGCCCCGCGTGGCTACGCCCCCTGGTTCAGCCATGCCGGGCGCAAGACCCGCGGCCAGAAGATCGTCTTCGGCCACTGGGCGGCACTGGAAGGCCGCTGCGACGAGCCCGGCCTGTTCGCCCTGGATACCGGCTGTGTCTGGGGCGGCGCCATGACCCTATTGAATATCGACAGCGGCGAACGCCACCGCTGCGACTGCAACGAGGAAACACCGTGA
- a CDS encoding PrkA family serine protein kinase, which yields MSIFSHFQQRFEATRQEEYSLQEYLELCKQDPSAYATAAERMLMAIGEPELVDTSSTARLSRIFSNKMIRRYPAFADFHGMEECIDQIVSFFRHSAQGLEEKKQILYLLGPVGGGKSSLAEKLKQLIEKVPFYAIKGSPVFESPLGLFNAAEDATILEEDFGIPRRYLTTVMSPWATKRLSEFGGDISQFRVVKLYPSILNQIAVAKTEPGDENNQDISALVGKVDIRKLEEFPQNDADAYSYSGALCRANQGLMEFVEMFKAPIKVLHPLLTATQEGNYNSTEGLGGLPFNGILLAHSNESEWHSFRNNKNNEAFIDRIYIVKVPYCLRVTDEIKIYDKLLANSSLANAHCAPDTLKMLAQFSVLSRLKEPENSNIYSKMRVYDGENLKDTDPKAKSIQEYRDNAGVDEGMNGLSTRFAFKILSKVFNFDSHEIAANPVHLLYVLEQQIDQEQFPAEVRERYLRFIKEYLAPRYIEFIGKEIQTAYLESYSEYGQNIFDRYVLYADFWIQDQEYRDPETGEILNRVALNEELEKIEKPAGISNPKDFRNEIVNFVLRARANNNGKNPTWLSYEKLRVVIEKKMFSNTEDLLPVISFNAKASKEDQQKHNDFVKRMVERGYTDKQVRLLSEWYLRVRKSQ from the coding sequence ATGAGTATCTTCAGCCACTTCCAACAACGCTTCGAAGCAACTCGCCAGGAGGAATACAGCCTCCAAGAGTATCTCGAGCTGTGTAAACAAGACCCCAGCGCCTATGCCACGGCCGCCGAGCGTATGCTTATGGCCATCGGCGAGCCCGAGCTGGTCGACACCTCGAGCACTGCCCGGCTGTCGCGCATCTTCTCCAACAAGATGATTCGCCGCTACCCGGCCTTTGCCGACTTCCACGGCATGGAGGAGTGCATCGACCAGATCGTCTCCTTCTTCCGCCACTCGGCCCAGGGTCTGGAAGAGAAGAAGCAGATTCTCTACCTGCTCGGCCCGGTCGGCGGCGGCAAGTCGTCCCTGGCGGAGAAGCTCAAGCAGCTGATCGAGAAAGTCCCCTTCTATGCGATCAAGGGCTCGCCGGTATTCGAATCGCCCCTGGGGCTGTTCAACGCCGCCGAAGATGCCACCATCCTCGAAGAGGACTTCGGCATCCCTCGCCGCTACCTGACCACCGTGATGTCGCCCTGGGCCACCAAGCGCCTGTCCGAGTTCGGCGGCGATATTAGCCAGTTCCGCGTGGTCAAGCTCTACCCTTCGATCCTCAACCAGATCGCCGTGGCCAAGACCGAGCCGGGCGATGAGAACAACCAGGACATCTCCGCCCTGGTCGGCAAGGTGGATATTCGCAAGCTCGAGGAGTTCCCGCAGAACGACGCCGACGCCTACAGCTACTCGGGCGCCCTGTGCCGCGCCAACCAGGGCCTGATGGAATTCGTCGAGATGTTCAAGGCGCCGATCAAGGTGCTGCACCCGCTGCTGACCGCCACCCAGGAGGGCAACTACAACAGCACCGAAGGCCTCGGCGGCCTGCCTTTCAACGGCATCCTGCTGGCCCACTCCAACGAGTCCGAGTGGCACAGCTTCCGCAACAACAAGAACAACGAAGCGTTCATCGACCGTATCTACATCGTCAAGGTGCCCTACTGCCTGCGCGTCACCGATGAGATCAAGATCTACGACAAGCTGCTGGCCAACAGCTCCCTGGCCAACGCCCACTGCGCACCCGACACGCTGAAGATGCTGGCGCAGTTCTCCGTGCTGTCGCGCCTGAAGGAGCCGGAAAACTCCAACATCTACTCGAAGATGCGCGTGTATGACGGCGAGAACCTCAAGGACACCGACCCCAAGGCCAAGTCGATCCAGGAGTACCGTGACAACGCCGGCGTCGACGAGGGCATGAACGGCCTGTCGACCCGCTTCGCCTTCAAGATTCTGTCCAAGGTGTTCAACTTCGATTCCCACGAGATCGCAGCCAACCCCGTGCACCTGCTGTACGTGCTGGAACAGCAGATCGACCAGGAGCAATTCCCCGCCGAGGTGCGCGAGCGCTACCTGCGCTTCATCAAGGAATACCTGGCACCGCGCTACATCGAGTTCATCGGCAAGGAAATCCAGACCGCCTACCTCGAGTCCTACAGCGAGTATGGCCAGAACATCTTCGACCGCTACGTGCTGTACGCAGACTTCTGGATCCAGGACCAGGAGTACCGCGACCCGGAAACCGGCGAAATTCTCAATCGTGTGGCCCTCAACGAGGAGCTGGAGAAGATCGAGAAGCCGGCCGGCATCAGCAATCCGAAGGACTTCCGCAACGAGATCGTCAACTTCGTGCTGCGCGCCCGCGCCAACAACAATGGCAAGAACCCGACCTGGCTCAGCTACGAGAAGCTGCGCGTGGTGATCGAGAAGAAGATGTTCTCCAATACCGAAGACCTGTTGCCGGTCATCAGCTTCAACGCCAAGGCCAGCAAGGAGGACCAACAGAAGCACAACGACTTCGTCAAGCGCATGGTCGAGCGCGGTTACACCGACAAGCAGGTACGCCTGCTCTCCGAGTGGTACCTGCGGGTTCGCAAATCGCAGTAA
- a CDS encoding peptidylprolyl isomerase, producing the protein MRPLLLGALFLGAAAQAEVKVLDRVVAIVDNDVIMHSQLDARVREVQQTIAKRGAEVPPGDVLDDQVLERLIIENIQLQIGDRSGIRITDEELNQAIGTIAQRNGMSLEQFRAALAKDGLSYADARDQVRREMIISRVRQRRVAERIQVTDQEVQNFLASDLGKLQLSEEFRLANILIPVPEAASPETIQTAERQAGEVYQLLQKGADFAQLAIARSASETALEGGEMGWRKAAQLPPPFDAMIGALSVGEVTDPVRTPGGFILLKLLEKRGGGAQVRDEVNVRHILIKPSEIRSSAESKRLVERLHQRIQAGEDFAELAKSFSEDPGSALNGGSLSWIDPSALVPEFREVMANTASGELSKPFKTTYGWHILQVMGRRATDSSEEFREQQALNLLRNRKYDEELQAWLRQIRDEAYVETKL; encoded by the coding sequence ATGCGCCCGCTGCTGCTGGGCGCGCTGTTTCTCGGCGCTGCGGCGCAGGCCGAAGTAAAAGTCCTGGACCGTGTGGTGGCGATCGTCGACAACGACGTGATCATGCACAGCCAGCTCGACGCCCGGGTGCGCGAAGTCCAGCAGACCATCGCCAAGCGCGGCGCCGAAGTGCCGCCGGGGGACGTGCTGGATGACCAGGTGCTCGAACGCCTGATCATCGAGAATATCCAGCTGCAGATCGGCGATCGCTCCGGCATTCGCATCACCGACGAGGAGCTCAACCAGGCCATCGGCACCATTGCCCAGCGCAACGGCATGAGCCTCGAGCAGTTCCGCGCCGCCCTGGCGAAGGACGGCCTGTCCTACGCCGACGCCCGCGACCAGGTGCGCCGCGAGATGATCATCAGCCGTGTGCGCCAGCGCCGCGTGGCCGAGCGCATCCAGGTGACCGACCAGGAAGTGCAGAACTTCCTGGCCTCCGACCTCGGCAAGCTGCAGCTGTCGGAAGAGTTTCGCCTGGCCAACATCCTGATCCCGGTCCCCGAAGCCGCTTCTCCGGAAACCATCCAGACCGCCGAGCGCCAGGCCGGCGAGGTCTATCAGCTGCTGCAGAAGGGGGCCGACTTCGCTCAGCTGGCCATTGCCCGCTCGGCCAGTGAAACCGCTCTGGAAGGTGGCGAGATGGGCTGGCGCAAGGCGGCCCAGCTGCCGCCGCCCTTCGACGCCATGATCGGCGCGCTGTCGGTCGGCGAAGTCACCGATCCGGTGCGCACCCCAGGCGGATTCATCCTGCTCAAGCTGCTGGAAAAGCGCGGCGGCGGCGCCCAGGTGCGCGACGAAGTCAACGTCCGCCATATCCTGATCAAGCCCAGCGAGATCCGCAGCAGCGCGGAAAGCAAGCGCCTGGTCGAGCGCCTGCACCAGCGCATCCAGGCCGGCGAAGATTTCGCCGAGCTGGCCAAGAGCTTCTCCGAGGACCCGGGGTCGGCGCTCAACGGAGGCAGCCTGAGCTGGATCGACCCGAGCGCGCTGGTGCCGGAGTTCCGCGAAGTGATGGCCAACACCGCCAGCGGCGAGCTGTCCAAACCCTTCAAGACCACCTACGGCTGGCACATCCTGCAGGTCATGGGCCGGCGCGCCACCGACAGCAGCGAAGAGTTCCGCGAGCAACAGGCGCTGAACCTGCTGCGCAACCGCAAGTACGATGAGGAACTGCAAGCCTGGCTGCGCCAGATCCGCGACGAGGCCTACGTCGAAACCAAGCTGTAA
- the glpE gene encoding thiosulfate sulfurtransferase GlpE, which produces MSEFKRISPQQAHALRQQGAAVVDIRDPQSYALGHISGSQHLDNYSLADFIARADLDAPLIVTCYHGNSSQSAAAYLVGQGFSEVYSLDGGFELWRASYPADVAQDAAE; this is translated from the coding sequence GTGAGCGAGTTCAAGCGCATCTCCCCCCAACAGGCACACGCCCTGCGCCAGCAAGGCGCCGCGGTCGTCGACATCCGCGACCCACAGAGCTACGCCCTCGGCCACATCAGCGGCTCCCAGCACCTGGACAACTACTCGCTGGCCGACTTCATCGCCCGGGCCGATCTCGACGCGCCCCTGATCGTCACCTGCTACCACGGCAACTCCAGCCAGAGCGCCGCCGCCTACCTGGTCGGCCAGGGCTTCTCAGAGGTGTACAGCCTGGACGGTGGCTTCGAACTGTGGCGCGCCAGCTACCCGGCCGACGTCGCCCAGGACGCCGCCGAGTAA
- a CDS encoding LPS-assembly protein LptD: MAVKFPAVRKKFPLLVTGGLLALQPVAGQFAFAAEQYDCRASASGGWACAPKASEAALPARPVHSGSAVSSGTTAGRDDSTARTTLVTESGGKALASRSADYSHLDWVPREQLNPAQLAEVAPYCAGAYVEPIRPGMNDQTPMDEAPLFVSAKASRFEQQEQVATLAGDVVIRQSGMQVEADEASLHQAESRGELVGNVRLRDQGMLVVGDRAELQLDNGEAKVDNAEYVLHKSHVRGSALYAKREETAIIRLKDGTYTSCEPGSNAWHLRGNNITLNPATGFGTATNVTLRVKDIPVFYTPYIYFPIDDRRQSGFLPPSIGSDSDSGVTLQTPYYFNLAPNYDATLYPTYMSDRGLLMEGEFRYLTKSSEGQVGAAYLDDSNDDRKLQSEYEDQRWLYSWQHRGGLDSRLLAEVDYTDISDPYYFQDLDTDLGIETTAYVNQRGTLTYRGDSYTARLNAHAYELANITDITPYNRLPQITLDGTLPFHPGGLDFSYGSELVRFDRDLRSGSFINEDGVTEQLWYDERLRGLARANGDRLHLEPGVSLPLNWSWGFLKPQVKYLQTNYDLSLDQQGKNSLLAEQEFSGSQNRGLGLLSVDSGLYFDRDTQWFGKAFRQTLEPRLYYLYVPEEDQTDIPVFDTGESTFSYSSLWRENRFSGKDRIGDENKVSLGVTSRWIEPNGFERQRVSVGQALYLADRKVQLPGIDYRTRADAQASQSPYALEYLYRFNRDWRLSSDFNWDPDTHRTRSGSAMFHYQPEDNPNKVINAGYRYRNDTVRYDQDSGNWVVGGGDYGTPGSANFIEDYYKISQHDFSVIWPIVPQWSVISRWQYDYNRNRTLEAFGGFEYDSCCWKLRLINRYWIDYDEVSLNPSLNDEADTGIFLQIVLKGLGGVTGNKVETFLDQGIQGYREREDQAF, translated from the coding sequence ATGGCAGTAAAATTCCCCGCTGTTCGTAAAAAATTCCCACTTCTGGTCACAGGCGGTCTTCTAGCCCTTCAGCCCGTCGCTGGTCAATTCGCATTTGCTGCCGAACAGTACGACTGTCGGGCATCCGCCAGCGGCGGCTGGGCGTGCGCGCCCAAGGCCAGCGAGGCTGCGCTGCCGGCACGCCCGGTGCACAGCGGCTCGGCGGTCAGCTCCGGCACCACGGCTGGCCGCGACGACAGCACTGCGCGCACCACGCTGGTGACGGAGAGCGGCGGCAAGGCCCTGGCCTCACGCAGCGCCGACTACAGTCATCTGGACTGGGTGCCGCGCGAGCAGCTCAACCCGGCACAACTGGCCGAGGTCGCCCCCTACTGCGCCGGCGCCTATGTCGAGCCGATCCGGCCGGGCATGAATGACCAGACGCCGATGGACGAAGCGCCGCTGTTCGTCTCCGCCAAGGCCTCGCGCTTTGAACAGCAAGAACAAGTCGCGACCCTCGCCGGCGACGTGGTGATTCGCCAGTCCGGCATGCAGGTCGAGGCCGACGAGGCCAGCCTGCATCAGGCCGAGAGCCGCGGCGAGCTGGTCGGTAATGTGCGCCTGCGCGACCAGGGCATGCTGGTAGTCGGCGACCGCGCCGAGCTGCAACTGGACAACGGCGAAGCCAAGGTCGACAACGCCGAGTACGTGCTGCACAAAAGCCATGTGCGCGGCAGCGCGCTCTACGCCAAGCGCGAAGAAACGGCGATCATTCGCCTGAAGGACGGCACCTATACCAGCTGCGAACCGGGCAGCAACGCCTGGCACCTGAGGGGCAACAACATCACCCTCAACCCGGCCACCGGTTTCGGCACCGCGACCAACGTGACCCTGCGAGTGAAGGACATTCCGGTCTTCTACACGCCCTACATCTACTTCCCGATCGACGATCGCCGTCAGTCGGGCTTCCTGCCGCCCAGCATCGGCAGCGACAGCGACAGCGGCGTGACCCTGCAGACGCCCTACTACTTCAACCTGGCGCCGAACTACGACGCCACGCTGTACCCCACCTACATGAGCGATCGCGGCCTGCTCATGGAAGGCGAGTTCCGCTACCTGACCAAGAGCAGCGAAGGGCAAGTCGGCGCGGCCTACCTCGACGACAGCAACGACGATCGCAAGCTGCAGTCCGAGTACGAGGACCAGCGCTGGCTGTACAGCTGGCAGCACCGCGGCGGGCTCGACTCGCGCCTGCTGGCCGAGGTCGACTACACCGACATCAGCGACCCGTACTATTTCCAGGACCTCGACACCGACCTGGGCATCGAGACCACCGCCTATGTCAACCAGCGCGGCACCCTGACCTATCGCGGCGACAGCTACACCGCGCGGCTGAACGCCCACGCCTACGAACTGGCCAATATCACCGACATCACCCCCTACAACCGCCTGCCGCAGATCACCCTGGACGGCACCCTGCCCTTCCACCCGGGCGGCCTGGACTTCAGCTACGGCAGCGAACTGGTGCGCTTCGACCGCGATCTTCGCTCGGGCAGCTTTATCAACGAGGATGGCGTCACCGAGCAGCTCTGGTATGACGAGCGCCTGCGCGGCCTGGCGCGAGCCAATGGCGACCGCCTGCACCTCGAGCCAGGCGTGAGCCTGCCGCTGAACTGGAGCTGGGGCTTCCTCAAACCCCAGGTCAAGTACCTGCAGACCAACTACGACCTCAGCCTCGACCAGCAAGGCAAGAACAGCCTGCTCGCCGAGCAGGAGTTCAGCGGCAGCCAGAACCGCGGCCTTGGCCTGCTCAGCGTGGACAGCGGCCTGTACTTCGACCGCGACACCCAGTGGTTCGGCAAAGCCTTCCGCCAGACCCTGGAGCCGCGCCTGTACTACCTCTATGTGCCCGAGGAAGACCAGACCGATATCCCGGTGTTCGACACCGGCGAAAGCACCTTCAGCTACTCCTCGCTGTGGCGCGAGAACCGCTTCTCCGGCAAGGACCGCATCGGCGACGAAAACAAGGTATCGCTGGGCGTCACCAGCCGCTGGATCGAGCCCAACGGCTTCGAGCGCCAGCGCGTCAGCGTCGGCCAGGCCCTCTACCTGGCCGACCGCAAGGTGCAGCTGCCGGGCATCGACTACCGCACCCGCGCCGACGCCCAGGCCTCGCAGTCGCCCTACGCGCTGGAATACCTGTATCGCTTCAACCGCGACTGGCGCCTCTCCTCGGACTTCAACTGGGACCCGGACACCCACCGCACCCGCTCGGGCAGCGCGATGTTCCACTACCAGCCCGAAGACAACCCGAACAAGGTGATCAATGCCGGCTACCGCTACCGCAACGACACCGTGCGTTACGATCAGGACAGCGGCAACTGGGTCGTAGGCGGCGGTGATTACGGCACTCCGGGCAGCGCCAACTTCATCGAGGACTACTACAAGATCAGCCAGCACGACTTCTCGGTGATCTGGCCGATCGTCCCGCAATGGAGCGTGATTTCCCGCTGGCAGTACGACTACAACCGCAACCGTACCCTCGAGGCCTTCGGCGGCTTCGAGTACGACAGCTGCTGCTGGAAACTGCGCCTGATCAACCGCTACTGGATCGACTACGACGAAGTCAGCCTCAACCCCTCGCTGAACGACGAGGCCGATACCGGGATCTTCCTGCAGATCGTGCTCAAGGGCCTGGGCGGTGTGACTGGCAACAAGGTGGAGACTTTCCTCGACCAAGGCATTCAAGGTTATCGTGAACGTGAAGACCAAGCTTTCTGA
- the apaG gene encoding Co2+/Mg2+ efflux protein ApaG, producing MPDPRYLVDVEVATRYLPEQSQPEQNRYAFAYTVTIANNGQQPAKLLSRHWLITDGDGRVQEVRGAGVVGQQPLIAPGESHTYSSGTVMATRVGAMQGSYQMLAEDGTRFEAPIAPFRLAVPGSLH from the coding sequence ATGCCCGATCCCCGCTACCTGGTCGACGTCGAAGTCGCCACCCGTTACCTGCCGGAGCAATCACAGCCGGAGCAGAACCGCTACGCCTTCGCCTACACCGTGACCATCGCCAATAACGGCCAGCAACCCGCCAAGCTGCTGTCGCGCCACTGGCTGATCACCGATGGCGATGGCCGCGTGCAGGAGGTGCGCGGCGCCGGCGTGGTCGGCCAGCAGCCGCTGATCGCCCCCGGCGAAAGCCACACCTACAGCAGCGGCACCGTGATGGCGACGCGGGTCGGCGCCATGCAGGGCAGCTACCAGATGCTCGCCGAGGACGGCACCCGCTTCGAGGCGCCAATCGCGCCGTTCCGCCTTGCCGTGCCGGGCTCGCTGCACTGA